GGCATTATATATAACTCAAATAAATTCTTTAAATAAAGAAAATTTATACAAAGAGTTATTAGAAGAGAGAGCGAGAGAATTTGCTATTGAAGGTCAGCGTTGGAATGATTTAAAAAGAACTGAACAACCAGAAATAACAAGAGTTTATGAAGGTAAAACGTATACATTACAAAAAAATGATAGTAGATATGTAATATCATTTCCTAATGACGCAAAAATAAATAACCCAAATTTTTAAAAATATTAATCCGGTAAGTATCGAACGGAATAAAATAATCGATATCTAATTACTAATTTTTAAATATTTACATTATGAAAAAAGTTTTCCCTTTTTTATCTTTCATTCTAGCACTTGTAATAGTAAGTTGCTCAAGTGATAATAATGATATTATATCGATTTCATCACTAAATAGTATTACAAGCTTTAAAATTAATTTTGATGGAGTAAGTGATGAAGATGTTACATATGATTTAGGAAATGATATTACAGTAAGTGTCCCTTATAAAACTAATATTACAGGAATAGTACCAACTATTACAGTATCAGATAAAGCGGTTGTTACACCAACATCTGGTGAATCTGTTAATTTTATGGATGGTGTAATTATGCCTTTTACTGTTACAGCTGAAAACGGTGATAAAAAAGTGTATAACGTTACTATTAATATTCGTGGAGAAGTTGGTAGTGGATCTAAAATTAAAGTTTATCATTTTAAAGATGATTTTAGTGAAAACATAACAACATTTAGTTATGATGATACATCTAACTTTGTTAAAGCATATTCGATTGAAGAGGGAGGTAATACTACTGAGTATACTTATGTTTATAACGATAAGAACCAAGTATTAGAAAAGAAATCTGACACACGTAGTATTGTATATATATATAACGATGAAGGTTTAATTATTAGTGCTGGGCAAAAAGACGAAGGCAACGATACTTTTAGCTATACTTATACTTATGATGTTAATAACAGATTAGAAAAATTAGAAAGAGTAAATAAAGAAAACGATAAAGTAACCAACACTAGTTATATTTATGATGATTTGGGTAACGTAAAATCAGTAACCATTGGTGCTCAAACTTTAGAAAACACTTATGATGATAAAAACAATCCATTTAAAGGAATCTATCCTGCGTCTTATGCAAAAATTAATATAGGAGTTGGCTTAGGTGAAGTAAATATTAACAACCCATCTCAAGGTAGTTTTTCGAGTGATACCCCAATTACTTTTACATATAATACAGATAACTATCCTTTAACAGCTTCTTATGTCGTATTTGGTTTCATTAATACAAATGTAGCTTATACTTATTACGAATAATTCGAATCCCCATAATTGTAACACTCTTAAATATAGTTTTTAAGGGTGTTTTTTTTACCATATAGATATGAAAATACTACTATTAATATTGTTTTTAACAATATTAAGCTGCGAGTCAACTTCAATAAAACAAGAAGAAATTTCAGTTGTTTTAACAGAAGAACAAAAATTAAAAGAATTATTTATTACAACAATAAAACCCTTGTTTAAAACGTATAAAGATGTTGTCATTCCAAACGAATTTCGAATAGATGAGGATGATAATTCAATTAATGCAGGAGCAGCAGATAACTATTTAGAAGTTAGTAAAGGTTTAGTGAGTTCTAAAAAAGAATATGTAAAAATTTTTGTGCTAGCTCATGAGATAAGCCATATAGTAACTCTTAATCAAGCAGACACTTTTATGTTATCAGGATCAATCCCTTCAGGTATTGTAACGAATGATTATAAAAAAACAGAGTATTTAGCTGATTTAATAGCAATTCATCTAATAAACATTCATGAAAAAAAATTAAGTGAAATATTACAATCAAATTTTGAAACATTAAAAGATTTATTAGGTAATAAAACGTTTACGCATCCAGGAGGTAATGAAAGAGTTAATTTAATGAAAAAGTATTTAACTAAAGAAAAAAATGATAACCCCTCAAATGCATTTAAAGAAATGTTTAAAGAAATATGGAGTATGAATTAAAAGGATTCTTTAAATAATCTCCATAATTATTGTAAGAAGCTATTAATTTTAGATAAACAACAGAAGAAAAAGTTTTTTGTGTAATTAGCTATAACTTGTTTAATTTCTTCATGTAGTTAATCATTTAATATAAAGTTAATTGAGTTTTATAAGTGGAGATTATTGTTTTAAATAAGAATATAAAGCCATCAAAAAAAGCAACCTTATTTAAGGTTGCTTTTTATAAAGTTATTTTACAGAAAATATTAATTCAAAATATCCCATAACTTATCTTTTAATTCCTGTAGGCCTAGTTGAGCTACAGAAGAGATAAATAAGGCATCAATACCTTCAGGTAAATCTTGTTTAATTTCCTCTTTTAGTTCGTCGTCTAACATATCTGACTTAGAAATTGCTAACAAACGATCTTTATCTAATAATTCAGGATTGTGTTTACGTAATTCGTTTAATAGAATTTCGTATTCCTTTTTAATATCGTCACTATCCGCAGGAATTAAAAATAATAAGACTGAGTTACGTTCAATATGGCGTAAAAAATGATGTCCTAATCCTTTTCCTTCAGCAGCTCCTTCAATAATACCAGGAATATCTGCCATCACAAAACTCTTATGATTACGATGTTCTACAATACCTAAGTTAGGTTTTAAAGTTGTAAAAGCATAATCAGCAATTTTTGGTTTTGCAGCTGTTAATACAGAAAGTAAAGTAGATTTACCTGCATTAGGGAAACCAACTAAACCAACATCTGCTAACAATTTAAGTTCTATACGAAACCATCCATCTATTCCATCAATACCTGGCTGGGCATAACGTGGTGCTTGATTTGTTGATGATTTAAAATGCCAGTTACCAAGACCTCCTTTACCACCTTGTAGTAAAATAATATCTTGATCGTGGTGTGAAACTTCATATAAAATTTCATCAGTATCTGCATCACGAATAATAGTACCTAATGGTACTGGTACAATAATATCTTTTGCATCGTGTCCAGTACTACGACTTGCACTACCATCACCACCAGGCTCAGCTCTAAAATGACGTTTAAATTTTAAATGGAAAAGTGTCCACATGCTTTTATCACCACGTAAAACTATATTACCTCCACGACCACCGTCACCTCCATCAGGACCACCTTTTGTAATAAATTTTTCACGATGTAAGTGTACAGATCCTCTACCTCCTTTACCAGAAGATGCGTAGATTTTTATATAGTCAACAAAATTTCCTTCAGTCATTTTTTCTAAGTTGTTTTCTGTTTTTATTTAAACAGAACTAAGTTAATTGACGCCATTACGAGAAATACTAATTTCGAAGTAATCCGATTAAAGATTCCTTTATTTCATTCGGAATGACGTTCGTCTTATAATGTATCAAATACGTCAGATAAACGTTGTGTAATCTCTTCTATAGAACCAACACCATTTACTCCGTAATAATTATCCTGATCTTGATAAAAATCTTTTAAAATTGCCGTTTTAGTATTGTATTCGTTAAAACGGTTTCTAATTTTACTTTCGTCAGTGTCGTCAATTCTCCCACTTGTTTTACCTCTCTCTAATAAACGTTCAACTAATAGGTCTTCAGATACTTCTAAAGCTACCATTCCGTTAATACGTTCGTTCTTTTCACCTAAAAAAGCATCTAAAGCTTCTGCTTGTGATTGTGTTCTTGGAAAACCATCAAAAATAAATCCATTAGCTTCTGTATTTTTTTCTACTTCAGCTTTAAGCATGCTAATAGTAACTTCATCAGGAACTAAATTACCATGATCCATATATGTTTTAGCAAGTAAACCTAATTCTGTTTCATTTTTAATATTAAAACGGAAAACATCTCCAGTAGAAATGTGTACTAAGTTATATTTTTCTTTTAATAAATCTGCTTGCGTTCCTTTTCCGGCACCAGGAGGGCCGAATAATACAATGTTTGTCATTTTGGGTTGTGTTGTTAATTGGTAAATAGCAGGTAAATTTCTACCATAATTTTTATAATCTAAGCCATAACCAACAATAAATTTATCTTCAATACTCTTTCCGATGTAGTTTATTGGCAGCTCCTTACGATAAACGTCAGGCTTAAAAAATAATGATGCTATTTTTAGTTCTTTAATATTCTTAGCTTTAAAAAGCTCGTATATTTCATGTAAAGTTGTACCTGTATCAATAATATCTTCTAAAATGATAACGGTACGATTTGTTAAATCTTCATTAATCCCGATTAATTTTTTTACGTTTTCTGTAGATTTAGTACCTTCATAAGAAGCTAATTTTACAAAGCTAATTTCACAATCACCTTTATATTCACGTAAAAAATCTGCGGTAAAAACAAAACAACCATTTAAAATTCCGATAAATAAAGGGATTTCATCTTTAGGCAAATCAGCTTTTACTTGACGTGCTATTCTTTTAACAATAGTTGAGATTTCATCACTAGAAATGAATTCTTTAAAATATAAATCGTGGAGTTTTGTGATTTTCATAATAGTGCAAAGATAGTCGCTTGATAGTAAATGAAAAAACCGTTTTGAATATTATTCAAAACGGTTTTTCTTATATATAAAAGAATATTATTCTTTGTCTTCTTTTTTAGAAACATCAAACATAACTGGTGTTGCAACGAATAATGATGAATACGTACCAACAACTACACCTACGATTAATGCAAACATAAATCCTTTAATACTATCTCCTCCAAAGAAAAAGATGGCTAACATTACTAATAATGTTGTTAAAGAAGTATTTATTGTTCTACCTAAAGTACTACTTAAAGCTTTATCTACTAAACCAGCAGTTAAAGAATTACTATTATCGGCATACTCTCTAATTCTATCAAAAATTACTACGGTATCATTTAATGAATATCCAACTACTGTTAAAATTGCAGCGATAAATGATTGACCAATTTCCATATCAAAAGGCATAAACTTGTAAAAGATAGAGAATACTCCTAGTACGACTAATACATCATGAAATACTGCTGCTACCGCACCAATTGAATAAGACATTTTTCTAAAACGTAATAAGATATATAAAAACACTACGATTAATGAACCGATTACCGCCCATAAAGCA
This genomic stretch from Tenacibaculum sp. Bg11-29 harbors:
- the obgE gene encoding GTPase ObgE encodes the protein MTEGNFVDYIKIYASSGKGGRGSVHLHREKFITKGGPDGGDGGRGGNIVLRGDKSMWTLFHLKFKRHFRAEPGGDGSASRSTGHDAKDIIVPVPLGTIIRDADTDEILYEVSHHDQDIILLQGGKGGLGNWHFKSSTNQAPRYAQPGIDGIDGWFRIELKLLADVGLVGFPNAGKSTLLSVLTAAKPKIADYAFTTLKPNLGIVEHRNHKSFVMADIPGIIEGAAEGKGLGHHFLRHIERNSVLLFLIPADSDDIKKEYEILLNELRKHNPELLDKDRLLAISKSDMLDDELKEEIKQDLPEGIDALFISSVAQLGLQELKDKLWDILN
- a CDS encoding adenylate kinase, coding for MKITKLHDLYFKEFISSDEISTIVKRIARQVKADLPKDEIPLFIGILNGCFVFTADFLREYKGDCEISFVKLASYEGTKSTENVKKLIGINEDLTNRTVIILEDIIDTGTTLHEIYELFKAKNIKELKIASLFFKPDVYRKELPINYIGKSIEDKFIVGYGLDYKNYGRNLPAIYQLTTQPKMTNIVLFGPPGAGKGTQADLLKEKYNLVHISTGDVFRFNIKNETELGLLAKTYMDHGNLVPDEVTISMLKAEVEKNTEANGFIFDGFPRTQSQAEALDAFLGEKNERINGMVALEVSEDLLVERLLERGKTSGRIDDTDESKIRNRFNEYNTKTAILKDFYQDQDNYYGVNGVGSIEEITQRLSDVFDTL